A DNA window from Deltaproteobacteria bacterium contains the following coding sequences:
- a CDS encoding DUF192 domain-containing protein, whose amino-acid sequence MKSFGMGARWRLLPVCVLLFCLQAACDRAPSVIFEGPDGVKATFSVEVARTPEKRRWGLMYRQDLGNDEGMLFIFPDESDHSFWMKNTPLSLDMIFMDRRRRVVGIIHDTVPFSTRSVRVGVASRYVLEVRAGVARRHHIAVGDVARFERLP is encoded by the coding sequence ATGAAGTCATTCGGGATGGGTGCGCGGTGGCGGTTGTTGCCGGTCTGCGTGCTGCTGTTCTGCCTTCAGGCGGCGTGCGACCGGGCGCCTTCGGTCATCTTCGAAGGCCCCGACGGGGTCAAGGCCACCTTCAGCGTCGAGGTGGCACGTACCCCCGAGAAGCGGCGTTGGGGGTTGATGTACCGGCAGGATCTCGGGAACGACGAAGGCATGTTGTTCATTTTCCCGGACGAGAGCGATCACTCCTTCTGGATGAAGAATACGCCCCTGTCCCTGGACATGATCTTCATGGACCGGCGCCGGCGGGTGGTGGGGATCATCCACGACACCGTGCCCTTCTCGACGCGTTCGGTCAGAGTGGGAGTTGCCAGCCGGTACGTGCTGGAAGTTCGCGCCGGCGTGGCGCGGCGCCACCACATCGCGGTGGGCGACGTGGCCCGCTTCGAGCGATTGCCGTAG